The following coding sequences are from one Saprospiraceae bacterium window:
- a CDS encoding phosphate ABC transporter ATP-binding protein encodes MTKLTAENIDVYYGSKRVIHDASLSIESNTVTAFIGPSGCGKSTFLRCINRMNDYIEDFRKTGVIRIDGKNIYDKDVIVEDLRKRVGMVFQKPNPFPKSIYENVVYGLKIQGVRQKSQLDEIAEKSLIQAALWNEVKDELSKSALSLSGGQQQRLCIARALAVDPTILLMDEPASALDPISTAKIEELIYQLKENLTIIIVTHNMQQAARVSDKTAFFYLGDLIEFDQTKKIFTNPNKELTQNYITGRFG; translated from the coding sequence ATGACAAAACTGACAGCTGAAAATATAGACGTTTACTACGGCTCTAAAAGGGTGATCCATGATGCCAGTCTTTCGATAGAGAGCAACACTGTCACTGCATTCATCGGGCCTTCCGGATGTGGGAAATCTACTTTTTTAAGATGTATCAACAGAATGAATGATTATATCGAAGATTTCCGAAAAACAGGTGTCATCCGAATCGATGGGAAGAACATTTATGATAAAGATGTCATAGTAGAAGATTTGAGGAAGAGAGTTGGGATGGTTTTTCAAAAACCAAATCCCTTTCCAAAATCAATATATGAAAATGTTGTTTATGGGTTGAAAATCCAAGGAGTTCGCCAAAAAAGTCAACTGGACGAAATTGCCGAAAAATCTCTCATTCAAGCAGCACTTTGGAATGAGGTCAAGGATGAATTAAGTAAATCCGCTCTCTCACTTTCAGGAGGACAACAACAAAGATTATGCATAGCGCGTGCACTGGCTGTGGATCCGACGATCCTGCTAATGGATGAACCAGCGTCTGCCCTCGACCCGATATCTACAGCAAAAATTGAAGAACTCATATACCAACTCAAAGAAAATCTTACGATCATCATTGTGACACACAATATGCAACAAGCAGCCAGAGTAAGTGATAAGACGGCATTTTTTTATTTAGGAGATCTGATCGAATTCGACCAAACAAAAAAAATATTTACCAATCCCAATAAAGAGCTCACCCAAAACTATATCACAGGCCGCTTTGGTTAA
- the pstA gene encoding phosphate ABC transporter permease PstA has translation MSKLSKSNSSTSMMMDKMFRYFGLACTFFALMILAFFLIKLLSEGASRIDWTFLSSFPSRSPEKAGIIVPLVGSFYILALTLVIAIPLGVFSGVYLEEYGRKSKLNALIEINIANLAGVPSIIYGLLALEIFVRWLGLGKSLLAGALTLSLLILPVIIVATREALKAVPKTIREASYALGGTKWQTILHQVLPAASGGILTGVILAMSRAIGESAPLIVIGAMLYISSLPSTPLDDFSVLPIQIFNWLSRPQPGFIINASAAIIILLVIILILNGLAIYLRNRWQKKVNW, from the coding sequence ATGAGTAAATTGTCTAAATCGAACAGTTCGACATCTATGATGATGGATAAAATGTTCCGCTACTTTGGTTTGGCTTGCACGTTTTTTGCATTGATGATACTCGCTTTTTTTCTCATCAAATTATTGAGCGAAGGGGCATCAAGAATAGATTGGACTTTCCTAAGTTCATTTCCTTCAAGATCCCCTGAAAAAGCAGGAATCATCGTACCTCTTGTTGGATCCTTTTACATACTTGCCTTGACCTTGGTCATTGCTATTCCTCTTGGTGTATTTTCAGGAGTATATCTGGAAGAATATGGACGAAAATCAAAGCTCAACGCATTGATAGAAATCAATATCGCCAATCTGGCAGGTGTACCATCGATCATTTACGGACTACTTGCATTGGAAATTTTTGTGAGGTGGCTTGGATTAGGAAAAAGCTTACTGGCCGGTGCACTTACACTTTCTCTCCTCATTCTGCCTGTCATCATTGTGGCTACAAGAGAAGCCTTGAAAGCTGTGCCAAAGACCATTCGGGAAGCATCTTACGCACTTGGAGGAACAAAATGGCAGACCATACTGCATCAGGTTTTGCCGGCAGCCTCAGGAGGAATTCTAACAGGTGTGATCCTTGCGATGTCCAGAGCAATTGGCGAGTCAGCTCCACTCATTGTCATCGGAGCAATGCTTTATATATCTTCACTACCGAGTACACCACTTGACGATTTTTCGGTGTTGCCCATCCAAATATTCAACTGGTTGTCCAGACCACAACCGGGCTTTATTATCAATGCATCTGCTGCAATCATTATTCTTTTGGTCATTATTTTGATCTTGAATGGATTGGCAATTTATTTGCGTAACAGATGGCAAAAAAAAGTTAACTGGTAA
- the pstC gene encoding phosphate ABC transporter permease subunit PstC has protein sequence MLLKGIKTKEKLIETFLLACAAVSVLTSIGILWVLFTESMIFFRHVSIVEFLTGTEWTPLFAEKKFGILPLVSGTVLTSLIAIAVALPLGLTIAIYINEYAPKSFRRIVKPVLEILAVVPTVVYGYFALMVVTPFLQKWIPGMSGFNALSPGIVMGIMIIPFISSLSEDALFAVPKSLREASYGLGATKFQTSFKVLLPAASSGIIMSVILAISRAVGETMIVAIAAGQQPRLTANPLVPIETITTFIVQVSLGDVVQGSLEYQTIFAAGIALFVLTFALNNLSFWMKKRLQEKYE, from the coding sequence TTAAAACGAAGGAAAAATTAATTGAAACATTTCTGCTTGCATGTGCAGCAGTGAGTGTACTGACCAGTATTGGAATACTGTGGGTGCTCTTTACTGAGTCTATGATTTTCTTTCGTCATGTTTCTATCGTTGAGTTTCTTACAGGGACAGAATGGACTCCGCTTTTCGCAGAAAAAAAATTTGGAATCCTACCCTTGGTATCAGGTACAGTATTGACTTCTTTGATTGCCATAGCAGTCGCCTTACCCCTTGGTCTGACTATTGCGATATACATCAATGAATATGCCCCGAAATCTTTTCGAAGAATAGTCAAACCTGTCTTAGAAATACTGGCCGTGGTACCTACCGTAGTCTATGGCTATTTTGCTCTCATGGTCGTCACACCTTTCCTGCAAAAGTGGATACCCGGAATGTCCGGATTCAATGCCTTATCTCCAGGAATTGTGATGGGAATTATGATCATTCCCTTTATATCTTCTTTGAGTGAGGACGCCTTATTTGCTGTCCCCAAGTCTTTGAGAGAAGCTTCCTACGGATTAGGCGCGACAAAATTTCAGACTTCATTCAAAGTATTGCTTCCCGCAGCATCATCAGGCATCATCATGTCAGTGATACTAGCCATTTCTCGAGCCGTGGGAGAAACCATGATCGTGGCCATTGCTGCAGGTCAGCAACCCAGACTGACAGCAAACCCTCTGGTACCTATTGAGACCATTACCACGTTCATCGTTCAGGTGAGTCTTGGGGATGTCGTTCAGGGTTCTCTGGAATACCAAACCATATTTGCAGCCGGGATAGCGCTTTTTGTTTTAACATTCGCGTTGAACAATCTCAGTTTTTGGATGAAAAAAAGATTGCAGGAAAAGTATGAGTAA